From a single Microbacterium terrisoli genomic region:
- the aceB gene encoding malate synthase A, whose amino-acid sequence MTITTGAPPTTSPIPTTTHQPELIVDGPQREGYERILTPEALAFLTALHDRFDNRRHDRLAERMRRRFEIGNGHDPHFRSDTAHIREDPAWRVAGAGPGLEDRRVEITGPTDPKMTINALNSGARVWLADQEDATSPTWRNVIEGQLSLFDAIRGQLSHTNADGKQYRVTAEHTPTIVMRPRGWHLPEEHMRFTDRAGRTQPASGSLVDFGLYFFHNAQALIDGGAGPYFYLPKLESAEEAQLWDDVFTFSEQYSQLAHGTIRATVLIETLPAAFEMEEILYALRDHCAGLNAGRWDYIFSIIKNYRGRGARFVLPDRSEVTMTVPFMRAYTELLVQTCHRRGAYAIGGMSAFIPNRRDPEITTRALEKVTADKKREAGDGFDGTWVAHPDLIPAAQVEFDAVLGDRPNQVDRLREDVSVQARQLLDLHIGRPITEAGVQGNVSVGIRYIEAWLRGQGAVAIDNLMEDAATAEISRSQIWQWIHQERETAEATPITRAWVSQLVDDVLSSADRFDGDRFDDAADVFRDVALRDEFPPFLTTVAYSRHLVERGA is encoded by the coding sequence ATGACCATCACGACGGGCGCACCGCCCACCACCTCTCCCATCCCCACCACCACCCACCAGCCCGAACTGATCGTCGACGGCCCGCAGCGCGAGGGCTACGAGCGGATCCTGACCCCCGAAGCGCTCGCGTTCCTGACCGCGCTGCACGACCGGTTCGACAACCGGCGCCACGACCGGCTGGCCGAGCGCATGCGCCGCCGCTTCGAGATCGGCAACGGACACGATCCGCACTTCCGCTCCGACACGGCGCACATCCGCGAGGACCCCGCATGGCGCGTCGCGGGAGCGGGGCCCGGGCTCGAAGACCGGCGCGTGGAGATCACCGGACCCACCGATCCGAAGATGACCATCAACGCCCTCAACTCCGGTGCACGGGTGTGGCTGGCCGACCAGGAGGATGCCACCAGCCCCACCTGGCGCAACGTGATCGAGGGGCAGCTGTCGCTGTTCGACGCGATCCGCGGGCAGCTCAGCCACACCAACGCCGACGGCAAGCAGTACCGGGTGACCGCCGAGCACACGCCCACGATCGTGATGCGGCCGCGCGGCTGGCACCTGCCCGAAGAGCACATGCGCTTCACCGACCGTGCCGGACGCACACAGCCGGCATCGGGATCGCTGGTCGACTTCGGGCTGTACTTCTTCCACAACGCGCAGGCGCTCATCGACGGCGGCGCGGGTCCCTACTTCTACCTGCCCAAGCTCGAGAGCGCCGAAGAGGCGCAGCTGTGGGACGACGTGTTCACCTTCAGCGAGCAGTACTCCCAGCTCGCGCACGGCACGATCCGGGCGACGGTGCTGATCGAGACGCTGCCGGCGGCGTTCGAGATGGAAGAGATCCTCTATGCGCTGCGCGATCACTGCGCGGGCCTGAACGCGGGGCGCTGGGACTACATCTTCTCCATCATCAAGAACTACCGCGGCCGCGGTGCGCGATTCGTGCTGCCCGATCGCAGCGAGGTGACCATGACCGTGCCGTTCATGCGCGCATACACCGAACTGCTCGTGCAGACCTGCCACCGTCGCGGAGCGTATGCCATCGGCGGCATGAGCGCGTTCATCCCGAACCGGCGCGACCCGGAGATCACCACCCGGGCGCTCGAGAAGGTGACCGCCGACAAGAAGCGCGAGGCCGGCGACGGCTTCGACGGCACCTGGGTGGCCCACCCCGACCTGATCCCGGCAGCGCAGGTCGAGTTCGACGCCGTGCTGGGCGACCGGCCGAACCAGGTGGACCGGCTTCGCGAGGACGTGTCGGTCCAGGCGCGGCAGCTGCTCGACCTGCACATCGGACGCCCCATCACCGAGGCGGGAGTGCAGGGCAACGTGTCGGTCGGCATCCGCTACATCGAGGCGTGGCTGCGCGGACAGGGGGCGGTCGCGATCGACAACCTCATGGAGGATGCCGCGACCGCCGAGATCTCTCGGTCGCAGATCTGGCAGTGGATCCATCAGGAGCGCGAGACCGCCGAGGCCACTCCGATCACGCGCGCGTGGGTGTCGCAGCTGGTCGACGACGTGCTCTCGTCGGCGGACCGGTTCGACGGCGACCGCTTCGACGACGCCGCAGACGTGTTCCGCGACGTGGCGCTGCGCGACGAGTTCCCGCCGTTCCTGACGACCGTCGCCTACTCGCGGCATCTCGTCGAGCGGGGCGCGTGA
- a CDS encoding helix-turn-helix domain-containing protein, with translation MTVAAEPESTPFVTDDEGVDALTIGRRIRQVRTARGMTLEELAAAVSRAPSQLSMIENGRREPKLTQLQAIARALGTTLEALLEAEPLDERSAMEIALERAMSGQTFRTLGIAPFRIGRSVPDGVLRAMLALQGEIDRLKDERSATPEEARRANLDLRRLMRTQSNYFPELEAQARAILDAVGHPGGPLTQRTASDIAAHLGFTLHYVPDLPTTTRSVADLRNGRLYLSSSLTAKGDSRTAVLQALSSRILGHAEPTSYAEFLRQRVEANYLTGALLIPGAHAVPVLQDAKKERSISIEDLRDVYSVSYETAAHRFTNLATVHLGIPVHFLKVHESGTITKAYENDDVNFPTDRLGSIEGQMCCRKWTSREVFDIPDRFNPYYQYTDTGSGTYWCTARVQNSSEGAHSVSVGVRFDDTKWFLGRDTTNRGVSKHASEVCCRRAPAELEDAWRGSSWPNVATPRTLLATLPTGAFPGIDATDVYEFLQAHAPA, from the coding sequence ATGACCGTCGCCGCTGAGCCCGAAAGCACCCCGTTCGTCACCGACGATGAGGGGGTGGATGCTCTGACCATCGGCCGTCGGATCCGCCAGGTGCGCACGGCCCGGGGGATGACCCTCGAAGAACTCGCGGCGGCCGTCTCGCGTGCGCCGAGCCAGCTCTCCATGATCGAGAACGGGCGGCGCGAGCCGAAGCTGACCCAGCTGCAGGCGATCGCCCGGGCGCTGGGCACGACGCTGGAGGCGCTGCTGGAGGCCGAGCCCCTCGACGAGCGCTCCGCGATGGAGATCGCCCTCGAGCGCGCGATGAGCGGGCAGACCTTCCGCACGCTGGGCATCGCGCCCTTCCGCATCGGACGGTCGGTTCCCGACGGCGTCCTGCGCGCCATGCTGGCGCTGCAGGGCGAGATCGACCGGCTCAAGGATGAGCGGTCGGCGACGCCCGAAGAGGCACGTCGGGCCAACCTCGACCTGCGCCGGCTCATGCGCACGCAGAGCAACTACTTTCCCGAGCTCGAGGCACAGGCCCGCGCCATCCTGGACGCCGTCGGTCACCCCGGGGGACCTCTGACGCAGCGCACGGCCTCCGACATCGCGGCGCACCTGGGGTTCACCCTGCACTATGTGCCCGACCTGCCCACCACCACGCGCAGCGTGGCCGACCTGCGCAATGGGCGGCTGTACCTGTCGAGCAGCCTGACGGCGAAGGGAGACTCGCGCACCGCGGTGCTGCAGGCGCTGTCGAGCCGGATCCTCGGGCACGCCGAACCCACCAGCTACGCCGAGTTCCTGCGCCAGCGCGTGGAAGCGAACTACCTGACCGGGGCGCTCCTGATCCCCGGGGCGCACGCAGTGCCCGTGCTGCAGGATGCGAAGAAGGAGCGGTCGATCTCGATCGAAGACCTGCGCGATGTGTACTCGGTGTCATATGAGACGGCCGCGCACCGGTTCACGAACCTCGCCACCGTTCACCTCGGCATCCCGGTGCACTTCCTCAAGGTGCACGAATCGGGCACCATCACCAAGGCGTACGAGAACGACGACGTGAATTTCCCGACCGACCGGCTCGGCTCGATCGAGGGCCAGATGTGCTGCCGCAAGTGGACCAGCCGCGAGGTGTTCGACATCCCCGACCGGTTCAACCCCTACTACCAGTACACCGACACCGGAAGCGGCACCTACTGGTGCACCGCACGCGTGCAGAACTCGAGTGAGGGCGCGCACTCGGTGTCGGTGGGGGTGCGCTTCGACGACACGAAGTGGTTCCTCGGGCGCGACACCACCAACCGCGGCGTCTCCAAGCACGCCTCCGAAGTGTGCTGCCGACGCGCGCCGGCCGAGCTCGAAGACGCCTGGCGCGGCAGTTCGTGGCCGAACGTGGCCACGCCCCGCACGCTGCTGGCGACCCTGCCCACCGGCGCGTTCCCCGGCATCGACGCCACCGACGTCTACGAGTTCTTGCAGGCGCACGCCCCGGCGTGA
- the aceA gene encoding isocitrate lyase — MTPNVTPQPLRAGDQVQTAAQLQELWDTDPRWDGIQRTYTAEDVIRLRGSVREESTLARRGAETLWNLIHTEDYVRALGAYTGGQAVQQVRAGLKAIYLSGWQVAADANLAGQTYPDQSLYPANSVPQVVRRINNALLRQDQLEVAEGDVTRDWIAPIVADAEAGFGGPLNAYELALSMIQAGAAGIHWEDQLASEKKCGHLGGKVLVPTQQHIRTLNAARLAADVAGVPTIQIARTDSLAADLLTSDVDERDRPFLTGERTAEGFYRVRPGIEPVISRGLAFAPYADLLWVETGEPDIELAREFATAIHAEFPGKKLAYNCSPSFNWKRHLDDAQIATFQAELAELGYAFQFITLAGFHALNHSMFDLARGYAQRAMSAYVELQEAEFASEADGYTATKHQREAGTGYFDAVSTALNPVSATLALAGSTEAAQFH; from the coding sequence ATGACCCCGAACGTCACCCCCCAGCCCCTCCGCGCCGGCGACCAGGTCCAGACCGCGGCCCAGCTGCAGGAGCTGTGGGACACCGACCCGCGCTGGGACGGCATCCAGCGCACATACACCGCCGAAGACGTCATCCGGCTGCGCGGCTCGGTGCGCGAAGAGAGCACGCTGGCCCGCCGCGGAGCCGAGACGCTGTGGAACCTCATCCACACCGAGGACTACGTCCGCGCACTCGGGGCCTATACGGGCGGCCAGGCCGTGCAGCAGGTGCGCGCCGGGCTGAAGGCCATCTACCTGTCGGGCTGGCAGGTCGCTGCCGACGCGAACCTGGCGGGGCAGACCTACCCCGACCAGTCGCTGTATCCGGCCAACTCGGTGCCCCAGGTGGTGCGCCGCATCAACAACGCCCTGCTGCGTCAGGACCAGCTCGAAGTCGCCGAGGGCGACGTCACCCGCGACTGGATCGCCCCGATCGTCGCCGACGCCGAGGCCGGCTTCGGCGGTCCGCTGAACGCGTACGAGCTGGCGCTGTCGATGATCCAGGCCGGAGCCGCCGGCATCCACTGGGAAGACCAGCTGGCCAGCGAGAAGAAGTGCGGCCACCTCGGCGGCAAGGTCCTGGTGCCCACCCAGCAGCACATCCGCACCCTGAACGCGGCACGACTGGCCGCCGACGTGGCCGGTGTTCCCACGATCCAGATCGCCCGCACCGATTCACTGGCCGCCGACCTGCTCACCAGCGACGTCGATGAGCGCGACCGGCCGTTCCTCACCGGCGAGCGCACGGCCGAGGGTTTCTACCGGGTGCGGCCGGGCATCGAGCCGGTCATCTCCCGCGGGCTGGCGTTCGCACCGTACGCCGACCTGCTCTGGGTGGAGACCGGCGAGCCCGACATCGAACTGGCGCGCGAGTTCGCCACCGCGATCCACGCCGAGTTCCCCGGCAAGAAGCTCGCGTACAACTGCTCGCCGAGCTTCAACTGGAAGCGGCACCTGGACGACGCGCAGATCGCGACGTTCCAGGCCGAGCTGGCCGAGCTGGGCTACGCGTTCCAGTTCATCACGCTGGCCGGCTTCCACGCCCTGAACCACTCGATGTTCGATCTGGCCCGGGGGTACGCCCAGCGCGCCATGAGCGCCTATGTCGAGCTGCAGGAGGCCGAGTTCGCCTCCGAGGCCGACGGGTACACCGCCACCAAGCACCAGCGTGAGGCGGGCACCGGCTACTTCGACGCGGTCTCCACCGCGCTGAACCCGGTCAGCGCGACCCTGGCCTTGGCCGGCTCGACCGAGGCCGCGCAGTTCCACTGA
- a CDS encoding GntR family transcriptional regulator: MAREKSQWPDELFADLDRTGPVPLYFQISSRLESAIRSALLPAGARLENEIAIAERLGLSRPTVRRAIQELVEKGLLVRRRGIGTQVVQGSSGVTRQVELTSLYEDLQSTHHTPGTRVLEQKIVPAPGRVAEGLAIPSGSDVLHLRRQRSTDAVPVAVMENFLPVEFADITTEQLEERGLYQLLRARGVAIRVAKQRIGARGARGDEAKLLEIAEGGPVLTMERVAYDGSGHAIEFGRHCYRPDMYAFETTLVAK, encoded by the coding sequence ATGGCACGAGAGAAGAGCCAGTGGCCCGACGAGCTGTTCGCCGATCTCGACCGCACCGGTCCCGTCCCGCTGTATTTCCAGATCTCGAGCCGGCTGGAATCCGCCATTCGATCGGCACTCCTCCCCGCCGGCGCACGCCTGGAGAACGAGATCGCGATCGCCGAACGTCTGGGACTCTCGCGGCCGACAGTGCGCCGCGCCATCCAGGAACTGGTCGAGAAGGGACTGCTCGTGCGGCGGCGCGGCATCGGCACCCAGGTCGTTCAGGGCAGCAGCGGCGTGACACGACAGGTCGAGCTGACGAGCCTGTACGAGGACCTGCAGAGCACGCACCACACTCCCGGCACGCGCGTGCTCGAGCAGAAGATCGTGCCGGCACCGGGCAGGGTCGCCGAGGGCCTGGCGATCCCCTCCGGGTCCGATGTCCTCCACCTGCGCCGACAGCGCAGCACCGACGCCGTCCCTGTCGCGGTCATGGAGAACTTCCTGCCCGTCGAGTTCGCCGACATCACGACAGAACAGCTCGAGGAGCGCGGGCTCTATCAGCTCCTGCGCGCACGCGGCGTCGCGATCCGGGTCGCCAAACAGCGCATCGGCGCGCGCGGCGCCCGGGGCGACGAAGCGAAGCTGCTCGAGATCGCCGAGGGCGGACCCGTGCTGACCATGGAGCGCGTCGCCTACGACGGGTCGGGCCACGCGATCGAGTTCGGCCGGCACTGCTACCGGCCTGACATGTATGCGTTCGAGACGACCCTCGTGGCCAAGTAG